A region of the Argopecten irradians isolate NY chromosome 16, Ai_NY, whole genome shotgun sequence genome:
ATGTCAGATGACGAGTAAAACTAATCAGAGAACATGACGAAAACAACATGGCTTAAGATGACAGATGACGAATAAAACTAATTAGTGAATATGAGGAACACAACATGGCTTACGATGTCAGATGACAAGTAAACCTAATCAGTGAATATGAGGAACACAGCATGGCTTACGATGTCAGATGACGAGTAAAACTAATCAGTGAATATGAGGAACACAACATGGCTTACGATGTCAGATGACGAGTAAAACTAATCAGTGAATATGAGGAACACAACATGGCTTACGATGTCAGATGACGAGTAAAACTAATCAGTGAATATGAGGAACACAACATGGCTTACGATGTCAGATGACGAGTAAATTAATCGGTGAATATGAGGAACACAGCATGGCTTACGATGTCAGATGACGAGTAAAACTAATCAGAGAACATGACGAAAACAACATGGCTTACGATGACAGATGACGAATAAAACTAATTAGTGAATATGAGGAACACAACATGGCTTACGATGTCAGATGACAAGTAAACCTAATCAGTGAATATGAGGAACACAACATGGCTTACGATGTCAGATGACAAGTAAACCTAATCAGTGAATATGATGAACACAGCATGGCTTACGATGTCAGATGACAAGTAAACCTAATCAGTGAATATGAGGAACACAACATGGCTTACGATGTCAGATGACGAGTAAAACTTATCAGTGAATATAACGAAAACAACATGGCTTACGATGTCAGATGACGAGTAAAACTAATCAGTGAATATGAGGAACACAGAATGGCTTACGATGTCAGATGACGAGTAAAACTAATCAGTGAATATGAGGAACACAACATGGCTTACGATGTCAGATGACGAGTAAAACTATTCAGTGAATATGAGGAAAAGTTGGGTTAATTTCAATGAACTTCTTAcaatcaaacataaaaaaatattggccattTGTGAAACATACTTTAAGACGAACTGTGAAGCAGAAAGTTATTAGTCATATTCGTCTCATTTCGAGTCGTGCATAATCGATACAAATATAAATTGATGATAAaatttgatgccattttcacgtcTATTTACAGTCATGTGACCTGTCAAACCTAATGGTCGGAGGTAAAATATCAGATATCTCTAGTCCTGATCGTAAACGCACTACATAACATACGCGTGATAGTGGTACAATTTTTAACAAACTAAGATATgacagattttaaaaataacaaatttctagtattacaaatatattacaatgtcaCTTATATTATTACTAGCGTTGGTTAGCCCCGGGTACGCGTCagtctacatgtactataaaccatgTAAACGTGGACATTTATGCGAGGGGAGAATTCCTGTTCCTCATCATCTAACATTTCGGCTTCTGAAGGAAGTGTGACATTGCCGTTCATAATAGTCACTATCGCTCTTGCTATGTCATAGCTTTGTGGAAAGTAACAAAGAAGTTTTGGAATTCCAACAAAAAACTGAGTTGGAAACTTAATGTGAACAAAGTGCTTATAGAGCGGGGTAATGCGTTGACGTTCAATTTGTAAAATGTCTGTTGAAAGAAAAGGATACTCTGCTCTGTATCCTGTACAGAAAATGAGAGCATCGACATCTTCTTGTGTGGCATCATTGAACATAATGCCGGTTTTAGTCACACTACTGATACCGGGTTTTTCTATGACGTTGGATGGCAATTTTGTATGAAGGGGTTTTCTTACATGGCTCAGGAATAcctaaataaaaattcaaattaagatGATGACAAGCACATATAACCTTTGAGCAATGACGTCGTCAGGCTTTATGCAGTGAAATGTCCACTGATAAACGTATATTAATGATAACACATGCTAGTTTGGTACTAGCATtctaattttacaaaacaattgATTACTTCTATTATTTCTTCTAGGAACTTTATGAACTCTTCTGCTctgatgaaatatttcatacCAAGATGTACACTGTAATTCTAGCTGGTGTATAATCGTTTTCTATCCCAGCACATCATTCTCTTTTGTTAAATGTCTGTATAGACTCCTACAAGTGTAAAATGAGAAGACTTCATTGACAATATTagcaaaatgaaagaaaatacagTCTACATATTCTTCAACagtttatttttaacaatttcaaatgcAATTATAATGTTAGCAACAACTTGAAATTTATCTGAtagaaatacagatatatataaccTCTCCGTTCAATAGGGGATTGTAGTGATTttaaggatttgtattttaatctgATTAAATCTATTTGTCTGATAATTGTTAAGGATGCACACTTCGGAGAAGTCAACATTTTCTAGAATTCATAAATCTACCAATAATTGAAATTTTTTGACAACtagcaacttgctacagatattgataagattttatttaaaaacttCCTAACTGCTTTGATATCTATTGAAACGAGACGTCAACGAGGCTAAAACCTCAGAGGACTGCGTCCTTAACATTATTGTTATGAAAACACCCGAGATATTTCGAGAGTAAAACTTGACAAGTAAAATATTTTGGCAGGAAGTGGGTTCCGAGAGGGGTACTATAGATATTTGACTCCTGGACAGGTGACGGTTTTAAACTGGCACTGGTATATCGATTACGAGTAAAACTAATCAGTGAATATAAGGAACACAACATGGCTTACGATGTCAGATGGGTTAAGTTCAATGAACTTCCTACAAttgaacattaaaaaaaatattggccattTGTGAAATATACTTTAAGACGAACTGTGAAGCAGACAGTTATTAGTCATATTTGTCTCACTTCGAGTCATGCATAATCGATACAAATATAAATTGATGATGAAATTTTGTCTCACTTAGAGTCATGCATAATCgatacaaatataatttgatgATGAAATTTGATGTCATTTTCACCTCTATTTACAGTCATTTGACCTGTCAAACCTAATGGTCTGAGGTAAATATCAGATATCTCTAGTCCTGATCGTAAACGCACTACATACACATACGCGGACGCGTATCGGGGTACGTCTCAAAATTATAGACATCCCCAAAATTTTCCTGCGCATTAAAGTGATAGTGGTACAATTTTTAACAAACTAAAATATgacagattttaaaaataacaaatttctaGTACTACAAATATATTACCATGTCACTTATATTATTACTAGCGTTGGTAAGCCCCGGGTACGCGTCagtctacatgtactataaaccatgTAAACGTggacatttacattgtatgttcgCTTCTAATTTCCCCCTCGCGTAAGATTGTGTACATTATAAACTTTGTTTGTAAACGTATGAAAGTGTAACTATCGTGGAAATAACAACACGGTGGAAGTTTTATGTATGCAAATCGCGCAATTAAGCACTCGTGAAAATATCCAGGTTTACAGCATGTAGTACGCTACGCTCAGAACAGGAGATGCATAATAAAAAGTGTACATATTCAGTCACATTTCGTATTCACTGTCCCTAAAAGTACATTTTCCTAAACTTCAATAAATTTATCAGACTCCATTATCCTGAAATTATGTTTCCGGAATGAACCAAAGATCAAGTCTCTCTGAACTGAAACGTAATCCCAGAGACGCTGAAACGTAGCCGGAAGTGGATCAAACCTTCCTATTTCAGCTATTTCTTTGTTGAAGCTCCATTGCCGATCCCCGTCTCCCATGAAATGAGCTTTACTAGGACCAACTCCCTCTTTCTTCCTCTGGGCGAATTCCTGTTCCTCATCTTCTAACATTTCGGCTTCTGAAGGAAGTGTGACTTTGCCGTTCATAATAGCAACTATCGCTCTTGCTATGGCGTAGCTTTGTGGAAAGTAACAAAGAAGTTTTAAATTTGGAATTCCAACAAAAAACAGAGTTGGAAACTTAATGTGAACAAAGTGCTTATAGAGCGGCGTAATGCGTTGACGTTCAATTTGTAAAATGTCTGTTGAAAGAAAAGGATAACCCGCTCTGTATCCTGTACAGAAAATGAGAGCATCGACATCTTCTTGTGTGGCATCATTGAAGATATAATGCCGGTTTTAGTCACCCTACTGATGCCGGGTTTTTCTATCACGTTGGTTGGCAATTTCGTATGAGGTGGCTTTCTTACATGGCTCAGgaataactaaataaaaattaaatttaggTGATAACAAGCACATATAACCTTTGAGCAATGACGTCGTCAGGCTTTATGCAGTGAAATGTGCACTGATAAACGTATATTAATGAGAACACTGGCCAGTTTGGTACTAGCATGctaattttacaaataattatatatgtgtaattgATTACTTCTATTATTTCTTCTACGAACTTTATGAACGctttgatgaaatatttcacACAAAGATATATACTGTAATTCTGGTTTATCCCATAattatgcatgtttcacaatgggaaacccatgtgataaattccatagcagttgattatcatttattatgtttacacactccagtgtgtaaacacctacggcgattttgattggtcaactcCAAAATCTCTTGATACCGATCGCGATTGGTACTCAACTTCGGGCTACTTTTGatagcgcattttcttttaaataggCTAGCACTGTATTTACTgtttattcaaagtattaaacattatacatgaCTTCGGACAGGACGAGCTAGTTGTACCAAAGGACAAAAAAACCAGACAAGTTTGATTGAATTGAAGTTGgctgtttttttattaaacgACAATTGAAATAGACTTGCTTTCGCAAGTCgatatttcaaacaataaacaaaggtatttgatataaacttttggTACAAGGTGGGGATACAAAAACGCCACACCATAAACTAAGAAATAATAAGATGAATAATACCAGAGGTCTTCATTTAACATCACACAAACAAGATACTGACTTGATATCAACGCAATGTGTTAATAAATGTAACTTACACTCAATATCAACGCAATGTGTTAATAAATGTAACTTACACTCaataattaaaaacatgtaCTCAACATGTACGCAGCTTCAATTCCAAAGTACACGGTACAAATTACTGACCTTGACTTGTGTCCATCTCAAAACTGACACCTGTTACAGTGGCTGGCCTGTGTAGATACTAGATAATGCGCTATCTCACATAAATCGAATTAGTGCGCATGACCTTTTCACCTCCGTGACCCTGCGCCCTTCATCTATCAAATAACGTTGAGTAGGAACTACATCTTACGATACATAAAAGATTGTAATTAATAAACCTTCAGcatgtataaattgtattagaattgcattttaattatgtaatataatattggctctctatttaggcactatattttGTGACGGTAAGATATCACTACATACTGTATGGTGTTAAGTTTCCCcgaatgaagacgagaaaatggtcaccacggtataTAGATATGgagttaaagttatgggatagAGAAGGTtcccaacgcgtgactgttgttcgttatgtttatctaaactctcgttagttaattttcaaattttgaaaagacactcgctaaagctcgtgtctttacaaaatttgttgtttatcatgtttatcaaactcgagttagttaattttcaaattttgaaaagacatgAGCTTTAGCAagtgtcttttaaaaaattgaaaattaacttacgagagtttagataaacatgataaacaacagccACTTTTTGGGGACCCCTCTATGTATTAACGTTATCTATTCCAGCACATCATTCTCTTTTGGTTAATGTCGACTTACAAActaagattgttttttttttttcgtggcATAAATTCGGAGAAAAACATCAACCTACATTCAGTATCTAAGCGATCGCTAGATGGTATATAGCAACGCCTGGAAGTGAATAGGTTAAagctaataaaacaaaacaaacaaaagcataCACGGTGTAGCATGCACGCTCACGTGCGTTACATGGACTGCTTGATTGACAGCTGACGAACCGTCGTTTGgctcaatattcaaaatttgacGTCAATATATATTGAGGGTCAAGGGGTACTTCACCGTTAAACCTAAATATTCAATAACAGGTTTACGGAATAATAATCCAGATTCGTATTGTATTTGTAGTGATCAACCTTAAGAATAAATCTTCAAACCTCTCTCGCCGCAGAGGAAATCCCAAAGGCTATGTCAACTCCAGAGAAAGCAGCACCCAGTATTGCGACTGTTTTCCCCGCGAACGGCTCTGGGACTCTGTAGTCGAGGATGTGGAGAACATCACCTTGGAAATCCTCAAGTCCTTCCAGCTTTGGTGAATAACTCTTTTCGTGGTGGCTAGAAATCGAAAATGTAACAATTTGGATCTATATCATCACAGGTTAGTTTACGTTTAGCAAAAATTAtgaacatgtacaatataaggtctctagtcttcttagttatttacaagaagtccAACTTTGGTGAATAACTCTTTTCGTGGTGGCTAGAAATAGAAAATGTAACAATTTGGATCTATATCATCACGGGTTAGTTTACGTTTAGCAAAAATTAtgaacatgtacaatataaggtctctagtcttcttagttatttacaagaagtcgtttaaagattttagtctatttgactcaTGTGACCATGAagataggtcaaggtcattcatttgaacaaactcggtaGTCGTTTAAGCATTTATTCTACAGTCACAATATCATATTCCAAtacctcttagttattcacaataagtcgtttaaagtttttagcctatttgaccattgtaaccttaaatgaacttggtagtttttcatgccagcatactacaggccttatatcaggtatctaggtaTCCTTGGTACTTGGTGGTCCATCATTCCAGTGTtctacatgcctaatatcagtttCTTGGGCCTTTTGGATATTGATAAGAAGTCGtttcattgaaaagtttatacGAACGATGAAATGAGAACAGCGCACAGCAATGGACAAAGCATGGTGACTATAGGTCAACCTGACCATTCGGCTTAGATGACcttatgacattaaaatgaacTAACGATGAAAACgcggtcctgcaggtagggcgttagaattgtacctactgcccctagtgcatgattgtaaaaggcgactaaatttaggatcgtaTCATAgcatctcttcttcctaacttaatttatacttcctaacgtcttccttgacactgcctcacgtttggccttcggttgagagcccttgtgaggtaggctctgggttctgtcacctggccgagacacacgttacaccctgcttagcgctcagcattaagagAGTAGGACGattggttcgcctgttgtcagtataatgtgactgggtgggaatGTGTTGCTACCCCTGCAAGGATTTCTAGGACTGCTCCAGATCAGTTCTGGAAAAAGTTCTATAACTGTTCTAGAATTATTCTAAAGTAATTATAGAATCGTTCTACAATGTTAAATGAGACTTTTCTAGAACGATGCTCTAGAACTGTTTTGGAACAGTGTTCTAGAATAATGTTCTAGAACAATTCTTGAACTATTCTGGAATTGAAAACTGGAGGAGTTCTAGGACAGTTCCAGTTCTAGAACATTTCTAGAATAGTTTCAGAACTTTTCTGAAAAAGTCTCATTTAACATTGTAGAACCGCTCTGGAACAGTTATAGAACTGTTCTAGAACTTCTT
Encoded here:
- the LOC138310147 gene encoding uncharacterized protein, with translation MTFGRYTRFHHEKSYSPKLEGLEDFQGDVLHILDYRVPEPFAGKTVAILGAAFSGVDIAFGISSAAREYIFNDATQEDVDALIFCTGYRAGYPFLSTDILQIERQRITPLYKHFVHIKFPTLFFVGIPNLKLLCYFPQSYAIARAIVAIMNGKVTLPSEAEMLEDEEQEFAQRKKEGVGPSKAHFMGDGDRQWSFNKEIAEIGRFDPLPATFQRLWDYVSVQRDLIFGSFRKHNFRIMESDKFIEV